A genomic window from Pecten maximus chromosome 4, xPecMax1.1, whole genome shotgun sequence includes:
- the LOC117325373 gene encoding uncharacterized protein LOC117325373, with translation MPDTKGVITTACVSCFLQRQFYIDISGRILLRDRDAIYRTIREAWKSTQNANQLVFTEKQYFQTNNGDLVTRLWYTHPIDASDRFNTWPHPNMDGRWDNISRGMVSQALNTVRVERLYRVVLEDDVPQGRRSEVTQKLHQAWSEANKHINYNDIQINIVAWSSNYYSIKGNTVTRIDYKVSVANSDSAEVAVLSPDTSRIVTFLGQASLRVCLCLVYQQRVIGVVGNIGTDDSQAVENAISSVWESANPGLSLDISGHVDNMLAGYQSKAGDKATKVVYFVSPFIHGTPIDEDDLDPPPLADIKLRVEEALPGTTVEEHPLVKATAAKDKDEKPSWLIPVAVASGVVGFLLVTAIITACIKRHSHKMSKTLNQNPERVEGYDKEHFSAAPDLDNSLNVDDPQWMENDKHNTYIVNM, from the exons ATGCCTGACACGAAGGGGGTTATTACGACAGCTTGTGTGTCGTGTTTCCTACAGAGACAATTTTACATCGACATCTCCGGTAGGATCTTACTCCGAGACAGGGACGCCATCTATCGGACGATCAGAGAGGCATGGAAAAGTACTCAAAATG CAAATCAACTGGTGTTCACGGAAAAACAATACTTCCAAACAAACAatgg ggacctggtaACACGGTTATGGTACACACATCCCATAGACGCCTCCGATCGATTCAATACGTGGCCTCACCCTAACATGGATGGACGGTGGGACAACATCTCCCGGGGCATGGTCAGCCAGGCCCTTAACACCGTCCGGGTGGAAAGACTTTACAGAGTTGTATTGGAAGATGATGTACCTCAGGGCCGAAGGTCGGAGGTCACACAAAAGCTTCATCAGGCGTGGTCAGAGGCCAACAAAC ATATAAACTATAATgatatacagataaatattgTGGCCTGGAGTTCCAATTACTATTCCATTAAAGG GAATACTGTGACACGGATAGACTACAAAGTGTCGGTTGCCAATAGTGATTCGGCGGAAGTAGCTGTGCTATCTCCAGACACATCTCGTATTGTCACGTTCTTGGGACAAGCGTCTCTGCGAGTCTGTTTATGTTTAGTTTACCAACAGCGGGTCATCGGTGTTGTTGGAAACATCGGTACAGACGACAGTCAGGCGGTAGAGAACGCTATATCGTCTGTTTGGGAGTCAGCAAATCCAG GGTTATCACTAGATATATCTGGTCACGTGGATAATATGTTAGCGGGATACCAATCTAAGGCTGG TGATAAAGCGACAAAGGTTGTATACTTTGTTTCACCATTCATTCACGGAACTCCCATCGACGAGGACGACCTTGACCCGCCACCTCTCGCAGACATCAAGTTGCGCGTGGAGGAAGCCCTTCCGGGTACCACAGTGGAGGAGCATCCGTTAGTGAAGGCAACCGCTGCAAAGGATAAAGACGAG AAACCGTCCTGGCTGATTCCTGTCGCGGTGGCGTCTGGCGTGGTCGGGTTTTTGTTGGTGACGGCCATAATCACTGCCTGTATTAAACGTCATAG TCATAAGATGTCGAAGACATTGAACCAGAACCCAGAGCGTGTTGAGGGCTATGATAAAGAACACTTTTCAGCGGCTCCCGACCTTGATAATTCTCTAAACGTGGACGATCCTCAGTGGATGGAAAACGACAAACATAATACTTACATCGTAAACATgtga